The following proteins are encoded in a genomic region of Anticarsia gemmatalis isolate Benzon Research Colony breed Stoneville strain chromosome 17, ilAntGemm2 primary, whole genome shotgun sequence:
- the LOC142980104 gene encoding uncharacterized protein LOC142980104 isoform X2 yields the protein MFMFILEVVYEKSLVPSRLCSVHHRQDNFFIQFLIAFKKFGTMKVLVILAAVLAVVASYPVVKTWTLQELSKAIELETEPAMQPYLEDALNQIMLALFTGQNMKLHQVVIPSPTGAATWTAHELEGAVYNTQDGHINDEYRNAILHAYNILKQKNATGEVQDSIEVAIPAMDVSVWTSADLNEALNNYATRPDLIPYLEKAQNELKESLVTGQDRETIGMVTPVGYIPHKADYEFLPKPLKNLIKKTKKGLQVLG from the exons ATGTTCATGTTCATATTGGAGGTTGTATACGAAAAGTCGTTAGTACCAAGCAGGTTGTGTTCGGTGCACCATCGACAAGAcaacttttttattcaatttttaattgCCTTTAAAAAGTttg GAACAATGAAGGTCCTAGTGATTTTAGCAGCCGTCTTGGCAGTGGTGGCCAGTTACCCAGTGGTGAAGACCTGGACCCTCCAAGAGCTGTCAAAGGCGATAGAATTGGAGACAGAACCTGCCATGCAGCCCTACCTTGAGGACGCTCTCAATCAAATTATGCTTGCGTTGTTCACTGGACAAAATATG aaACTCCATCAAGTGGTGATTCCATCCCCCACGGGGGCAGCCACGTGGACCGCACATGAGCTGGAGGGAGCGGTATATAACACACAGGACGGTCACATCAACGACGAATACAGGAACGCCATCTTGCACgcttataatattcttaaacaGAAGAATGCGACGGGGGAAGTGCAA GATTCTATCGAAGTGGCGATCCCAGCGATGGACGTGTCAGTATGGACATCGGCGGACCTTAACGAGGCATTAAACAACTACGCCACGAGACCAGACCTCATTCCTTACTTGGAGAAAGCGCAGAATGAATTGAAAGAATCTCTTGTTACTGGACAAGATAGG GAGACGATAGGCATGGTGACTCCAGTTGGGTACATCCCTCACAAAGCTGACTACGAATTCCTTCCGAAACCTCTGAAGAATCTCATCAAGAAGACTAAAAAAGGATTACAG
- the LOC142980104 gene encoding uncharacterized protein LOC142980104 isoform X1, with protein MFMFILEVVYEKSLVPSRLCSVHHRQDNFFIQFLIAFKKFGTMKVLVILAAVLAVVASYPVVKTWTLQELSKAIELETEPAMQPYLEDALNQIMLALFTGQNMKLHQVVIPSPTGAATWTAHELEGAVYNTQDGHINDEYRNAILHAYNILKQKNATGEVQDSIEVAIPAMDVSVWTSADLNEALNNYATRPDLIPYLEKAQNELKESLVTGQDRETIGMVTPVGYIPHKADYEFLPKPLKNLIKKTKKGLQAAVSS; from the exons ATGTTCATGTTCATATTGGAGGTTGTATACGAAAAGTCGTTAGTACCAAGCAGGTTGTGTTCGGTGCACCATCGACAAGAcaacttttttattcaatttttaattgCCTTTAAAAAGTttg GAACAATGAAGGTCCTAGTGATTTTAGCAGCCGTCTTGGCAGTGGTGGCCAGTTACCCAGTGGTGAAGACCTGGACCCTCCAAGAGCTGTCAAAGGCGATAGAATTGGAGACAGAACCTGCCATGCAGCCCTACCTTGAGGACGCTCTCAATCAAATTATGCTTGCGTTGTTCACTGGACAAAATATG aaACTCCATCAAGTGGTGATTCCATCCCCCACGGGGGCAGCCACGTGGACCGCACATGAGCTGGAGGGAGCGGTATATAACACACAGGACGGTCACATCAACGACGAATACAGGAACGCCATCTTGCACgcttataatattcttaaacaGAAGAATGCGACGGGGGAAGTGCAA GATTCTATCGAAGTGGCGATCCCAGCGATGGACGTGTCAGTATGGACATCGGCGGACCTTAACGAGGCATTAAACAACTACGCCACGAGACCAGACCTCATTCCTTACTTGGAGAAAGCGCAGAATGAATTGAAAGAATCTCTTGTTACTGGACAAGATAGG GAGACGATAGGCATGGTGACTCCAGTTGGGTACATCCCTCACAAAGCTGACTACGAATTCCTTCCGAAACCTCTGAAGAATCTCATCAAGAAGACTAAAAAAGGATTACAG
- the Snx1 gene encoding sorting nexin 1: MSEGPDTPPFSTVDINNDNRDDEDLFASAVQEVSLDPEVNGAREGLEKVTISDAPPSITASLSSPIMEEIGTERPNNIIITITEPQKIGEGMSSYVAYRVLTKTNMPIFSKHEFAVLRRFSDFLGLHEKLTEKYLRSGRIIPPAPEKSIVGTTKLKMASTPSIESANGTSAAGSMQSQFVERRRAALERFLNRVGQHPVLCIDPDFREFLESESELPKATSTSALSGAGVLRLFNKVGETVNKITYRMDESDPWFEERSSRIEALEVCLRRLYGACEALAGERRELAARTHDAARAAAALSGADLHAPLSRALSHTADLHEKIEQLRLEQSNTDFYVLAEHVKDYLGLIGAIKDVFHERVKVFQNCQHAQMQLTKRRENKAKAELANRPEKIEQATNEIIEWESKVERGQQEFDTISRVIKKELERWDELRLTELRAALLRYLDEHMKHQAQSIRYWDAFLPEARAIK, translated from the exons ATGTCGGAAGGGCCAGACACACCGCCCTTTAGCACGGTGGATATTAACAACGATAATAGGGATGACGAAGATCTTTTCGCGTCTGCGGTCCAG GAAGTAAGCCTAGACCCAGAGGTGAATGGAGCTCGTGAAGGTCTTGAGAAGGTCACCATCAGTGACGCTCCACCGTCTATCACCGCTTCACTGAGCAGCCCTATTATGGAAGAG ATAGGCACAGAGCGCccaaacaacataataataacaatcaCTGAGCCGCAGAAGATCGGTGAAGGCATGAGCTCGTACGTCGCCTACAGGGTGCTCACTAAAACCAACATGCCAATATTCAGCAAGCACGAGTTCGCTGTGCTCAGGCGCTTCAGTGACTTCTTAGGGCTACATGAGAAGCTTACGGAGAAGTATCTGCGGTCTGGAAGAATTATACCTCCTGCGCCTGAGAAGAGTATAGTTG GCACAACAAAACTGAAGATGGCATCCACACCATCGATTGAGAGCGCGAATGGTACAAGTGCGGCGGGCAGCATGCAGTCCCAGTTCGTAGAGCGACGTCGTGCAGCCCTGGAGCGGTTCCTCAACCGTGTGGGACAACACCCCGTGCTGTGCATCGACCCTGACTTCAGGGAGTTCCTTGAATCAG AGTCAGAGCTGCCTAAGGCTACGAGCACATCGGCTCTCAGCGGTGCGGGCGTGTTGCGTCTCTTCAACAAAGTCGGCGAGACCGTCAACAAGATCACATACAGAATGGACGAGTCGGATCCG TGGTTCGAGGAGCGTTCATCTCGTATCGAGGCGTTGGAAGTGTGCCTGCGGCGCCTGTACGGTGCTTGCGAGGCGCTGGCGGGCGAACGCCGGGAGCTGGCGGCCAGAACACACGACGCGGCGCGCGCTGCTGCCGCGCTGTCAGGCGCTGACCTGCACGCTCCACTGTCCCGTGCGCTTTCACACACCGCGGACCTGCATGAGAAG ATAGAACAACTGCGGCTGGAGCAGTCGAACACGGACTTCTACGTGCTGGCGGAGCACGTGAAAGACTACCTCGGTCTCATCGGCGCTATCAAAGACGTCTTCCATGAGAGAGTCAAG GTGTTCCAGAACTGCCAGCACGCTCAGATGCAGCTGACCAAGCGGAGAGAGAACAAAGCGAAGGCTGAACTCGCCAACAGACCAGAGAAGATCGAACAAGCTACCAATGAGATTATTGAA TGGGAATCGAAAGTGGAGCGCGGGCAGCAAGAGTTCGACACAATATCGCGCGTGATCAAGAAGGAGCTGGAGCGCTGGGACGAGCTGCGCCTCACCGAGCTGCGCGCCGCGCTGCTGCGCTACCTCGACGAGCACATGAAGCACCAGGCACAG TCGATCCGCTACTGGGACGCGTTCCTGCCGGAAGCTCGGGCGATCAAATGA
- the LOC142980104 gene encoding uncharacterized protein LOC142980104 isoform X4 — MKVLVILAAVLAVVASYPVVKTWTLQELSKAIELETEPAMQPYLEDALNQIMLALFTGQNMKLHQVVIPSPTGAATWTAHELEGAVYNTQDGHINDEYRNAILHAYNILKQKNATGEVQDSIEVAIPAMDVSVWTSADLNEALNNYATRPDLIPYLEKAQNELKESLVTGQDRETIGMVTPVGYIPHKADYEFLPKPLKNLIKKTKKGLQAAVSS, encoded by the exons ATGAAGGTCCTAGTGATTTTAGCAGCCGTCTTGGCAGTGGTGGCCAGTTACCCAGTGGTGAAGACCTGGACCCTCCAAGAGCTGTCAAAGGCGATAGAATTGGAGACAGAACCTGCCATGCAGCCCTACCTTGAGGACGCTCTCAATCAAATTATGCTTGCGTTGTTCACTGGACAAAATATG aaACTCCATCAAGTGGTGATTCCATCCCCCACGGGGGCAGCCACGTGGACCGCACATGAGCTGGAGGGAGCGGTATATAACACACAGGACGGTCACATCAACGACGAATACAGGAACGCCATCTTGCACgcttataatattcttaaacaGAAGAATGCGACGGGGGAAGTGCAA GATTCTATCGAAGTGGCGATCCCAGCGATGGACGTGTCAGTATGGACATCGGCGGACCTTAACGAGGCATTAAACAACTACGCCACGAGACCAGACCTCATTCCTTACTTGGAGAAAGCGCAGAATGAATTGAAAGAATCTCTTGTTACTGGACAAGATAGG GAGACGATAGGCATGGTGACTCCAGTTGGGTACATCCCTCACAAAGCTGACTACGAATTCCTTCCGAAACCTCTGAAGAATCTCATCAAGAAGACTAAAAAAGGATTACAG
- the LOC142980093 gene encoding protein PRRC1-like codes for MSNAEKPKIPKPPMPAASTGNLLSSVAPPSQLPNFVTASPVVPVAQPAVDGTPAVPQPVPIPVSVPVQPIIVQARDEAPTRQPDNSEKFSPAIPLSKGEPTVSIRSPEDSQTTQSPDSLPDSTSEMDKLGDILPGSGLFTWMKGAVATGGILHRVAEKAKSSVDSVITTLDPQMKEYLKSGGDMLVVVASDKEVKIAPVRQAFQSVFAKANVIGYAAQSDVTAAQPVGYAAAYAAAKQRIAHVRSVHGDLNNNVPVVAVEGFLHESVTDRWYDMSLIILSQPSLGIELQLQSQGTPVPSAAVEVARSATPADYAHAQTGFSVTIGSIMGDSLQVPHTQWQEASTGVPRRELLLLAALSIAGSYRRLLSISAAES; via the exons ATGAGTAATGCGGAGAAGCCGAAGATTCCCAAGCCTCCTATGCCGGCAGCAAGTACTGGGAACTTGCTGTCAAGTGTGGCGCCGCCCTCGCAGCTTCCTAACTTCGTGACGGCGAGCCCTGTGGTCCCTGTTGCTCAACCAGCTGTTGAT GGCACACCAGCAGTTCCACAGCCTGTGCCGATACCAGTGTCTGTCCCAGTCCAGCCCATCATTGTGCAAGCAAGAGATGAAGCACCAACTCGGCAGCCAGACAACTCTGAGAAATTCAG TCCTGCCATTCCATTGAGCAAGGGTGAGCCAACAGTGTCCATCAGGTCCCCAGAAGACTCACAAACAACCCAGTCACCGGACTCACTGCCTGATTCCACTTCTGAAATGGACAAACTTG gTGACATACTACCAGGTAGTGGTTTGTTCACGTGGATGAAGGGTGCAGTAGCTACTGGTGGTATACTGCACCGAGTTGCTGAGAAGGCAAAGAGTTCAGTGGACTCTGTCATCACCACACTGGATCCTCAGATGAAGGAGTACCTTA AAAGTGGTGGCGATATGTTGGTAGTAGTTGCATCAGACAAAGAAGTCAAGATTGCACCTGTCAGACAAGCATTCCAGAGTGTTTTTGCGAAAGCAAatgttat tggTTACGCGGCTCAGAGCGACGTGACGGCGGCCCAGCCGGTGGGCTACGCGGCGGCCTACGCTGCAGCCAAACAACGCATCGCGCACGTGCGCTCTGTGCACGGTGACCTTAATAATAACGTGCCCGTTGTAGCTGTGGAGGGGTTCCTGCATGAATCTGTTACTGACCG CTGGTACGACATGTCCCTAATCATCCTGTCGCAGCCATCCCTGGGCATCGAACTGCAACTACAGTCGCAAGGCACGCCGGTACCGTCGGCCGCGGTAGAGGTGGCGCGCTCAGCCACGCCCGCTGATTATGCGCATGCGCAGACTGGCTTCAGTGTCACCATTGGATCTATTATGGGTGATAGTTTACAG GTACCTCACACACAATGGCAAGAGGCATCAACAGGCGTGCCTCGACGGGAACTGTTGTTGCTCGCCGCGCTGTCCATCGCGGGCTCGTACCGCCGCCTGCTTTCCATATCTGCCGCCGAGAGCTAG
- the LOC142980104 gene encoding uncharacterized protein LOC142980104 isoform X3, whose translation MKNNLSQSHQQGSVRGTMKVLVILAAVLAVVASYPVVKTWTLQELSKAIELETEPAMQPYLEDALNQIMLALFTGQNMKLHQVVIPSPTGAATWTAHELEGAVYNTQDGHINDEYRNAILHAYNILKQKNATGEVQDSIEVAIPAMDVSVWTSADLNEALNNYATRPDLIPYLEKAQNELKESLVTGQDRETIGMVTPVGYIPHKADYEFLPKPLKNLIKKTKKGLQAAVSS comes from the exons ATGAAAAACAATTTAAGCCAGTCTCATCAGCAAGGGTCGGTAAGGG GAACAATGAAGGTCCTAGTGATTTTAGCAGCCGTCTTGGCAGTGGTGGCCAGTTACCCAGTGGTGAAGACCTGGACCCTCCAAGAGCTGTCAAAGGCGATAGAATTGGAGACAGAACCTGCCATGCAGCCCTACCTTGAGGACGCTCTCAATCAAATTATGCTTGCGTTGTTCACTGGACAAAATATG aaACTCCATCAAGTGGTGATTCCATCCCCCACGGGGGCAGCCACGTGGACCGCACATGAGCTGGAGGGAGCGGTATATAACACACAGGACGGTCACATCAACGACGAATACAGGAACGCCATCTTGCACgcttataatattcttaaacaGAAGAATGCGACGGGGGAAGTGCAA GATTCTATCGAAGTGGCGATCCCAGCGATGGACGTGTCAGTATGGACATCGGCGGACCTTAACGAGGCATTAAACAACTACGCCACGAGACCAGACCTCATTCCTTACTTGGAGAAAGCGCAGAATGAATTGAAAGAATCTCTTGTTACTGGACAAGATAGG GAGACGATAGGCATGGTGACTCCAGTTGGGTACATCCCTCACAAAGCTGACTACGAATTCCTTCCGAAACCTCTGAAGAATCTCATCAAGAAGACTAAAAAAGGATTACAG